From Pseudomonas sp. G.S.17, the proteins below share one genomic window:
- a CDS encoding cyclic peptide export ABC transporter, producing MSAAPRSALRELLSLLKPYRPIVIASVLLGIIGGLSVTALLATVNQGLHSDGGMSRGVVIAFACLCLLALLSTIAADIGTNYVGQNIIAKLRKDLGAKVLSAPIEQIERYRTHRLIPVLTRDVDTISDFAFAFAPLAISITVIVGCLGYLAVLSWPIFLITLLAIGIGCAVQFVAQSKGIKGFYAAREAEDNLQKHYSAIAEGAKELRIHRPRRHAMLTKNIQGTADHICDTHVRSINIFVIAKSLGSMLFFVVIGLTLTLQSLWPSADPAVMSGFVLVLLYMKGPLETLIGNLPIVSRAQIAFRRIADLSERFSSPEPHLLLQAADKPAPSMDHLELRDVQYAFPPVEGSAPFKLGPVNLSIEPGEILFIVGENGCGKTTLIKLLLGLYTPQQGEVRLNGNKVDAEGLDDYRQMFTTVFADYYLFDDLVQNDKTLPCDATRYLERLEIAHKVSVRDGAFTTTDLSTGQRKRLALINAWLDERPVLVFDEWAADQDPTFRRIFYTELLPDLKRLGKTIIVISHDDRYFDVADQLVRMSAGQVVSERAMA from the coding sequence ATGTCCGCAGCACCGCGCAGCGCCCTACGTGAACTCTTGAGCCTGCTCAAGCCCTATCGGCCCATTGTCATCGCTTCTGTCCTGCTGGGCATCATCGGCGGGCTGAGCGTCACGGCGCTGCTGGCCACCGTCAATCAGGGGCTGCACAGCGACGGCGGCATGAGTCGCGGCGTCGTCATCGCGTTCGCCTGCCTGTGCCTGCTGGCGCTGCTGAGTACGATTGCGGCGGACATCGGCACCAATTACGTCGGCCAAAACATCATCGCCAAGTTGCGCAAGGATCTGGGCGCCAAGGTGCTTTCCGCGCCCATCGAACAGATCGAACGCTACCGCACGCACCGTTTGATCCCGGTTTTGACCCGCGACGTCGACACCATCAGCGACTTCGCTTTCGCCTTCGCGCCACTGGCGATTTCCATCACGGTCATCGTCGGTTGCCTGGGTTACCTGGCGGTGTTGTCCTGGCCGATTTTCCTCATCACTCTGCTCGCCATCGGCATCGGCTGCGCGGTGCAGTTCGTCGCCCAGTCGAAAGGCATCAAGGGTTTTTACGCCGCCCGTGAAGCCGAAGACAATCTGCAAAAGCACTATTCGGCGATTGCCGAAGGCGCCAAGGAACTGCGCATCCATCGCCCGCGTCGGCATGCCATGCTGACCAAGAACATTCAGGGCACCGCCGACCACATCTGCGACACCCATGTGCGCTCGATCAATATCTTCGTGATCGCCAAGAGTCTGGGCTCGATGCTGTTCTTCGTGGTCATCGGCCTGACGCTGACGCTGCAAAGCCTGTGGCCCAGCGCCGACCCGGCGGTAATGAGCGGTTTCGTGCTGGTCTTGCTGTACATGAAAGGCCCGCTGGAAACCCTGATCGGCAACCTGCCCATCGTCAGCCGCGCGCAAATCGCCTTCCGGCGCATCGCGGACCTGTCCGAGCGCTTCTCCTCGCCGGAACCGCACTTGCTGCTGCAAGCCGCCGACAAGCCCGCACCGAGCATGGATCATCTGGAACTGCGCGACGTGCAGTACGCGTTCCCGCCTGTGGAAGGCAGCGCGCCGTTCAAGCTGGGCCCGGTGAACCTCAGTATCGAACCAGGGGAAATCCTGTTTATCGTCGGCGAGAACGGCTGCGGCAAGACGACGTTGATCAAGCTGCTGCTGGGCCTGTACACGCCGCAACAGGGCGAAGTGCGCCTCAACGGCAACAAGGTCGACGCCGAAGGGCTGGATGACTATCGGCAGATGTTCACCACGGTCTTCGCCGATTACTACCTGTTCGACGATCTGGTGCAGAACGACAAGACCTTGCCCTGCGACGCTACGCGCTATCTGGAACGTCTGGAAATCGCCCACAAAGTCAGCGTTCGCGATGGCGCGTTTACCACCACCGATCTGTCCACCGGCCAGCGCAAGCGACTGGCGCTGATCAATGCCTGGCTGGATGAACGGCCGGTGCTGGTGTTCGATGAATGGGCGGCCGACCAGGACCCGACCTTCCGGCGGATTTTCTACACCGAACTGCTGCCGGACCTCAAGCGCCTGGGCAAGACGATCATCGTCATCTCCCACGACGACCGCTATTTCGATGTGGCGGATCAGCTGGTGCGGATGAGTGCCGGGCAGGTGGTGAGCGAGCGGGCGATGGCGTGA
- a CDS encoding formylglycine-generating enzyme family protein: protein MNVFASRKMATLLGAAMLALLLPTMIQAATPEAKPGSLFRDCKDCPELVVLPAGTFSMGSPDDEVGRQPDEGPQHDVTFKKPFAISRFQVLSGEWNAYLRDTGYTMPDGDKRPGRECIAGKPRYTMTNRHPAVCMDYKEATAYVAWLSKKTGKAYRMVSESVREYAARGGTSGPFPFPLDEGKEYSIAKHANTYGPEDGFSFAAPAGSFAPNAFGMYDMHGNVYEWVADCYNDSYNGAPTDGSPWLTGDCTLQGIRGNDWTEAPIFSRSGNRNNLRPYLRGDWLGFRVVRDL from the coding sequence ATGAATGTATTCGCGTCACGCAAGATGGCCACGCTGCTGGGTGCGGCTATGCTCGCGCTGCTGTTGCCAACCATGATTCAGGCTGCCACTCCCGAGGCTAAACCAGGCAGCTTATTCAGGGACTGCAAGGATTGCCCGGAACTGGTGGTGTTGCCTGCGGGCACGTTCAGCATGGGCTCGCCTGACGATGAAGTCGGCCGACAACCCGATGAAGGGCCGCAGCACGACGTAACTTTCAAGAAACCCTTCGCCATCAGCCGCTTCCAGGTCCTGAGCGGCGAGTGGAACGCCTACCTGCGCGACACCGGCTACACGATGCCGGACGGCGACAAACGCCCCGGCCGCGAATGCATCGCCGGCAAGCCGCGCTACACCATGACCAATCGCCACCCGGCGGTGTGCATGGACTACAAGGAAGCCACCGCCTACGTCGCCTGGCTGTCGAAAAAAACCGGCAAGGCTTACCGAATGGTCAGTGAATCCGTGCGCGAATACGCGGCGCGCGGCGGCACTTCCGGGCCGTTCCCGTTCCCGCTGGATGAAGGCAAGGAATACAGCATCGCCAAACACGCCAACACTTACGGCCCGGAAGACGGTTTCAGTTTTGCCGCACCAGCCGGCAGCTTCGCGCCCAATGCGTTTGGTATGTACGACATGCACGGCAACGTCTACGAGTGGGTCGCCGATTGCTACAACGACAGCTACAACGGCGCCCCCACCGACGGCAGCCCGTGGCTGACCGGCGACTGTACCTTGCAGGGCATTCGCGGCAATGACTGGACCGAAGCGCCAATCTTCTCCCGCTCCGGCAACCGCAATAACCTGCGCCCATACCTGCGCGGCGACTGGCTGGGGTTCAGGGTAGTAAGGGATTTGTGA
- a CDS encoding IS110 family transposase, protein MSACSTVAVDLAKNVFQVAGEDALGQVIYEERIKSRETFVAFLQKLPAGVTVLMETGPGAQAWARLLQAQGNQARILPAQHVAKHRSGAKNDRNDVLAILRSGRDVNIAPVPVKSTAQLAMQALHRARQGYVRRRTAMGNQIRGLLLEQGIAMAQGAVTLSRNVPRILEDAIQPLPDMLRELIDEMLGEWSHLGERIDVLTGRLEAAAREDETAKRLMTVRGIGPIIATALLAKQTEPERFANARMFAAYFGTVPEQHSSGQKIRLGGICRRGDGYIRSLSIQGAHAVLRQVKPDSEHPDDRRLRRWLSQHGQKGAAVRLANRNLRIVWVLLQNNQTYRRQPAGCQEATMNH, encoded by the coding sequence GTGTCGGCTTGTTCGACAGTGGCGGTAGATCTTGCCAAGAATGTGTTCCAGGTGGCCGGGGAAGATGCCCTTGGTCAGGTCATTTACGAAGAGCGGATCAAGTCACGCGAAACCTTTGTGGCCTTTTTACAAAAACTGCCGGCAGGCGTGACGGTGCTGATGGAGACCGGCCCTGGCGCGCAGGCTTGGGCGCGGCTGTTGCAAGCACAAGGCAATCAGGCGCGAATTTTACCGGCGCAACATGTCGCCAAACATCGTAGCGGTGCCAAAAATGATCGCAACGATGTGCTGGCGATATTGCGTTCAGGACGAGATGTAAACATTGCGCCAGTGCCAGTCAAAAGCACCGCACAACTGGCCATGCAGGCTCTGCATCGTGCTCGACAAGGGTATGTAAGGCGGCGCACTGCAATGGGTAATCAGATACGCGGGCTGTTGCTGGAACAGGGTATTGCCATGGCGCAAGGGGCGGTGACCCTCAGCCGAAATGTCCCACGTATATTGGAAGATGCCATCCAGCCATTGCCGGATATGTTGCGCGAGCTGATTGATGAAATGCTGGGCGAATGGAGCCATCTGGGTGAGCGCATCGATGTACTGACGGGCCGTCTGGAAGCAGCAGCGCGCGAAGATGAGACAGCAAAGCGTCTGATGACAGTGCGCGGCATCGGCCCAATCATCGCCACGGCCTTGCTGGCCAAACAGACTGAGCCTGAGCGTTTCGCCAATGCCCGAATGTTTGCTGCCTACTTCGGCACGGTGCCCGAGCAGCACAGCAGCGGGCAAAAAATCCGATTGGGAGGAATTTGCAGACGCGGAGATGGCTATATTCGCAGCCTGTCGATTCAAGGAGCGCACGCCGTGTTAAGGCAGGTGAAGCCTGATTCGGAGCATCCCGATGATCGCCGGCTACGACGCTGGCTAAGTCAGCATGGTCAAAAAGGAGCAGCCGTAAGGTTGGCCAATAGAAACCTGCGCATCGTCTGGGTGCTGCTGCAAAACAATCAGACCTATCGTCGTCAGCCTGCAGGTTGCCAGGAGGCGACGATGAATCATTAA
- the pvdM gene encoding pyoverdine-tailoring dipeptidase-like protein PvdM — MNRKALYIGLPLALAVTIGAATVAWELWFSGYPSYPLKVMKQAEALQERIVSFDSHITLPLSFGTEGKEADKDGNGQFDLVKAGRGRLSAGALTIFGWPEIWNGDNAPHRPTPGFVAEARNQQEIRYKAISGMARDFPNQVGIAYTPDDMRRLQGEGKFAIFISMLNAYPLGNDLNLLDKWTARGMRMFGFSYIGNNDWADSSRPLPFLNDTADAFDGLSDIGKQAVQRLNDLGVIIDVSHMSDQALVQVSQLSRTPMVASHSVPRAMVDIPRNLSDKDMQLIKNSGGVVQIVGFPAYLKPLSQASQDKLNDLRARFDLPPLPNLAMALMPGDPVIAAWSEQKFGQYASGLYAILDDEPKASLKDFGDAIDYTVRKIGIDHVGIASDFNEGGGLKGWKDVSESRNVTAELLQRGYSETDIAKLWGGNFMRVWQQVQDAAKPL, encoded by the coding sequence ATGAACAGAAAAGCGTTATACATCGGCCTGCCCCTGGCGCTGGCCGTAACCATCGGTGCGGCCACGGTGGCTTGGGAACTCTGGTTCAGCGGCTATCCGAGTTACCCGCTCAAGGTCATGAAACAGGCCGAAGCGTTGCAGGAACGCATCGTCTCGTTCGACAGCCACATCACCCTGCCGTTGAGCTTCGGCACCGAAGGCAAGGAAGCGGACAAGGACGGCAACGGCCAGTTCGACCTGGTCAAGGCCGGGCGTGGACGCTTGTCCGCAGGGGCGCTGACCATCTTCGGCTGGCCGGAAATCTGGAACGGCGACAATGCCCCTCACCGCCCGACGCCAGGCTTCGTCGCAGAGGCGCGCAATCAACAGGAAATCCGTTACAAGGCGATTTCCGGCATGGCCCGGGACTTCCCCAATCAGGTCGGCATCGCCTACACCCCCGACGACATGCGGCGCCTGCAAGGCGAAGGCAAATTCGCGATTTTCATCAGCATGCTCAACGCCTATCCGTTGGGCAATGACCTGAACCTGCTGGATAAATGGACGGCGCGCGGCATGCGTATGTTCGGCTTCAGCTACATCGGCAACAACGACTGGGCCGATTCGTCACGCCCGCTGCCGTTCCTCAACGACACCGCCGACGCGTTCGACGGCTTGTCCGACATCGGCAAGCAGGCGGTGCAGCGCTTGAACGATCTGGGCGTGATCATCGACGTGTCGCACATGTCCGACCAAGCGTTGGTGCAGGTCAGCCAGCTGAGTCGCACGCCCATGGTCGCCTCGCACTCGGTGCCGCGCGCCATGGTGGATATCCCGCGCAATCTCAGCGACAAGGACATGCAACTGATCAAGAACAGCGGCGGCGTGGTGCAGATCGTCGGCTTCCCGGCGTACCTCAAACCGTTGAGCCAGGCCAGCCAGGACAAACTCAATGACCTGCGCGCCCGCTTCGATCTGCCGCCGCTGCCCAACCTGGCCATGGCGCTGATGCCCGGCGACCCGGTGATCGCCGCGTGGTCGGAACAAAAATTCGGCCAATACGCCAGCGGCCTGTACGCGATTCTGGATGACGAACCCAAAGCCAGCCTCAAGGACTTCGGCGACGCCATCGACTATACGGTGCGCAAGATCGGCATCGATCATGTGGGCATCGCTTCGGACTTCAACGAAGGCGGCGGGCTCAAGGGCTGGAAGGACGTCAGCGAGAGCCGCAACGTTACCGCCGAACTGCTGCAACGCGGCTATTCCGAAACCGATATCGCCAAGTTGTGGGGCGGCAATTTCATGCGCGTCTGGCAACAGGTACAAGACGCCGCAAAACCGCTTTGA
- a CDS encoding PvdJ/PvdD/PvdP-like protein has product MTISRRGFLAGLALTGAVVPAAYYAHRELKGPDEPITPGEASFDVADAAGRQLADTLRGVWDIRLEGADAGLDGLPREGLEMFLDIAPRGRGIRGLLDTGANLRGDRAPRYSLLGDLAVANGATLTWRLTSADAQDETPAYEFTAVLDEVWAAFGNAGSATLSGRIYRLDRDPALIELDNRFVAVKRLFPEARERIGLEPALLAMLISPEHRLFHQLWHASRDKWHKLSESKRDALRGIGWQPGPREKERDARGPRKDRNGSGVDFFFMHRHMLDSARAVQELPSWQRFPMPQPQLQRDRQGFARYFDNHDGCALPPTWRASGDDEYSQWVSDVKSAETYHTNFEVWESRYRDPRYLSTLTLGQFGSEVELGLHDWLHMRWASVPRDPSNGQPVPMARDPADFAPRWYEAQNDFLGDPFSSHVNPVFWGFHGWIDDRIEDWFRAHERFHPGQVQRLMVNGVHWFAPGRWVEIDDPWLGPLTHGCSTAPGLNPGKTMESDPEVMKLALKITFGDEKKIANLFRRVPRRPWYARNISVKRWFW; this is encoded by the coding sequence ATGACGATTTCTCGACGAGGCTTTCTGGCGGGCCTGGCACTGACCGGTGCTGTGGTGCCGGCTGCCTATTACGCGCATCGCGAGTTGAAAGGCCCCGATGAACCGATCACTCCCGGCGAAGCATCCTTTGATGTGGCGGACGCTGCTGGCCGGCAATTGGCGGATACCTTGCGGGGCGTCTGGGATATTCGTCTTGAAGGCGCCGACGCCGGGCTGGACGGCTTGCCCCGCGAAGGGCTGGAAATGTTTCTCGACATCGCCCCGCGTGGCCGGGGCATTCGTGGTCTGCTGGATACCGGCGCCAATCTGCGTGGCGACCGTGCGCCGCGTTACAGCCTGCTCGGTGATCTTGCCGTGGCCAATGGCGCGACGCTCACTTGGCGCCTGACCTCTGCGGATGCGCAGGACGAAACGCCTGCCTACGAATTCACGGCTGTGCTCGATGAAGTCTGGGCCGCGTTTGGCAACGCAGGCAGCGCGACGCTCAGCGGGCGCATTTATCGGCTGGATCGCGACCCTGCGCTGATCGAACTGGACAATCGCTTCGTGGCAGTCAAGCGGTTGTTCCCCGAAGCCCGCGAGCGCATCGGCCTTGAACCGGCATTGCTCGCGATGCTGATCAGCCCGGAACATCGCCTGTTCCACCAGCTCTGGCACGCGTCCCGGGACAAATGGCACAAGCTGTCCGAGAGCAAGCGCGACGCCCTGCGCGGGATCGGCTGGCAGCCGGGGCCTCGGGAAAAGGAGCGTGACGCACGCGGGCCGCGCAAGGATCGTAACGGCTCGGGCGTGGATTTTTTCTTCATGCACCGGCACATGCTGGATTCGGCGCGGGCGGTGCAGGAGCTGCCGTCGTGGCAACGCTTCCCCATGCCGCAGCCGCAATTGCAACGCGATCGCCAGGGGTTCGCCCGTTACTTTGATAACCACGACGGCTGCGCCTTGCCGCCGACCTGGCGCGCGTCTGGCGATGACGAGTACAGCCAGTGGGTCAGCGACGTGAAAAGCGCCGAGACCTACCACACCAATTTCGAAGTCTGGGAATCTCGCTATCGCGACCCGCGTTACCTGTCGACGCTGACCCTCGGCCAGTTCGGTTCCGAGGTGGAGCTGGGTTTGCACGACTGGCTGCACATGCGTTGGGCATCGGTGCCGCGCGATCCGTCCAATGGTCAGCCGGTGCCCATGGCCCGCGATCCCGCCGACTTCGCCCCGCGCTGGTATGAGGCGCAAAACGACTTTTTGGGCGACCCGTTTTCGTCCCATGTGAACCCGGTGTTCTGGGGTTTTCATGGCTGGATCGATGATCGCATCGAAGACTGGTTTCGCGCCCATGAGCGCTTTCATCCGGGGCAAGTTCAGCGTTTGATGGTCAACGGCGTGCACTGGTTCGCGCCGGGTCGCTGGGTGGAAATCGACGACCCGTGGCTGGGTCCGCTGACCCATGGTTGCAGCACTGCGCCCGGTCTCAACCCCGGCAAGACCATGGAGAGCGACCCGGAAGTCATGAAACTGGCGCTGAAGATTACCTTCGGCGACGAAAAGAAAATCGCCAACCTGTTCCGCCGCGTGCCAAGACGGCCGTGGTATGCGCGGAATATTTCGGTGAAGAGGTGGTTTTGGTGA
- a CDS encoding efflux transporter outer membrane subunit, whose translation MKPRLSVLTPCLLTLCLLLGACASPPPPINSGIAVPVAWQSPWTAADRQTGQQWWQQFDSPQLNRLIEQARAGSYDLAAAMARVRQARADSVIAGASNVPEITSGANANRQRLISGKGYRQLDAYEAEPTATFFDVSFSASYEVDFWGGNAATRRSAEQSLQASEFDQATVELTLLSAVADSYVQSLALDEQARIAELNLANAQHVLALVQTRFQSGSATALDLARQKSLVAGQQRQVPLIRQQAQAARITLATLLGQPVQQLTLEHQSFEHLNWPDASPGLPSELLSRRPDIASAEARLAAAQADIQVARAAMLPKLTLSASFGSGGDVASDILRSPFYNLGGGLLTPIFNNGRLGAERDKTIARQQELLETYRGAIISAFADVEKALNAIAGLDQQRQWQSEELQQAQRAFQIAESRYQAGAEDMLSVLDTQRTLYQAQEQSVQLRLSRLQASVALYKALGGGWRM comes from the coding sequence ATGAAACCCAGACTCAGCGTTTTGACCCCATGTCTTCTCACTCTGTGCCTGCTGCTCGGCGCGTGTGCCAGCCCGCCCCCGCCGATCAACAGCGGCATCGCCGTGCCTGTTGCCTGGCAATCGCCGTGGACCGCCGCCGACCGCCAGACCGGCCAGCAATGGTGGCAACAGTTCGACAGCCCGCAACTGAACCGGCTGATCGAACAGGCGCGAGCCGGTAGCTACGACCTGGCCGCCGCCATGGCGCGGGTTCGGCAGGCCCGAGCGGACAGCGTCATTGCTGGCGCTTCCAACGTTCCGGAAATCACCAGCGGCGCCAACGCCAATCGACAACGCTTGATCAGCGGCAAAGGCTATCGCCAGCTCGATGCCTACGAGGCCGAGCCCACTGCGACGTTTTTCGATGTCAGTTTCAGCGCCAGCTATGAAGTGGATTTCTGGGGCGGCAACGCAGCGACACGACGCAGCGCCGAGCAGAGCCTGCAAGCCAGCGAGTTCGATCAGGCCACCGTCGAGCTGACGCTGCTCAGCGCCGTGGCCGACAGCTACGTGCAAAGCCTGGCCCTGGACGAACAAGCCCGCATCGCCGAGCTTAATCTCGCCAATGCGCAGCACGTATTGGCGCTGGTGCAGACCCGTTTTCAATCCGGTTCGGCCACGGCCCTGGATCTCGCCCGGCAGAAAAGTCTGGTCGCCGGTCAACAGCGGCAAGTGCCACTGATTCGGCAACAGGCGCAAGCAGCGCGCATCACCCTTGCCACATTGTTGGGCCAGCCGGTTCAGCAGTTGACCCTGGAACACCAATCTTTCGAGCACTTGAACTGGCCCGACGCAAGCCCCGGCCTGCCCAGCGAATTGCTCAGTCGCCGCCCGGACATCGCCAGCGCCGAAGCCAGGCTCGCCGCTGCGCAGGCCGACATCCAGGTGGCCCGCGCCGCGATGCTGCCGAAGTTAACCCTGAGCGCGAGTTTCGGCTCAGGCGGCGACGTGGCGTCGGACATCCTGCGCAGTCCGTTCTACAACCTGGGCGGCGGGCTGCTGACACCGATCTTCAACAACGGCCGCCTCGGCGCCGAACGCGACAAGACTATCGCCCGTCAGCAAGAACTGCTGGAAACCTATCGCGGCGCAATCATCAGCGCCTTCGCCGATGTGGAAAAAGCCCTGAATGCTATCGCCGGACTGGATCAGCAGCGGCAATGGCAAAGCGAAGAACTGCAACAAGCCCAACGCGCCTTCCAGATTGCCGAAAGCCGTTACCAGGCCGGCGCGGAAGACATGCTCAGCGTGCTGGACACCCAACGCACGCTGTATCAGGCCCAGGAACAGAGCGTCCAACTGCGGCTATCGCGGTTGCAGGCGAGCGTTGCGCTGTACAAGGCGTTGGGGGGTGGGTGGAGGATGTGA